Proteins encoded in a region of the Prunus persica cultivar Lovell chromosome G4, Prunus_persica_NCBIv2, whole genome shotgun sequence genome:
- the LOC18781087 gene encoding leucine-rich repeat receptor protein kinase EMS1 — protein sequence MTHLDLSNSNFSGPIPTEISHLSNLVSLNLSQAAVTLDTLSLNRIVQNLTNLRELDMAAVDMSSVVPDSFNNLSSSLTTLILFHCHLQGKFPESIFHPPNLRQVDLGSNYNLTGYFPKSNWSSPLESLDLSHTRISVDWHHLTRNFRSLRYLFLKNCTFVGSYLASLGNLTQIMLLDLSYNGFGGHIPWSLLNLERLKDLDLSGNNFVGQFPEVVRNSTGISYLYEFSEGPLVGPIPRHLTKLTLYNNSLNGTMPSWLGSLPSLEELNLRRNQLSGNIFEFQSRSLSRLDLSYNKLHGLVPRSIYELVNLGWLDLSSNNLSGTVEFEKFSKLQSLVRLNLSSNHLSLSFNNLSNNTWLELSTLDLSFCNISEFPYFLRASPNLEALYLSHNRIQGNLPKWLLDVGKESLTYLDLSHNFLTGTVELRWKNLQYLDLRNNSIQGKLPIPPPSTFYFTISNNQLIGEIPPIICSLSFLQILDLSYNRLSGKIPQCIGNFSQRLSVLDLRKNKFDGIIPNTFSTRNVLRNLNLNGNQLEGPLPLSLLTCRELEVLDVAKKQNS from the coding sequence ATGACTCACCTTGACCTCTCTAACTCCAATTTCAGTGGCCCAATCCCTACAGAAATTTCCCACCTTTCCAACTTGGTTTCACTCAATCTCTCCCAAGCTGCTGTGACACTAGATACTCTTAGCTTGAACAGAATTGTTCAAAACCTAACCAATCTTAGGGAGCTTGATATGGCTGCAGTTGATATGTCATCAGTTGTACCTGATTCCTTTAACAATCTGTCTTCTTCGTTGACAACTCTTATACTCTTTCATTGCCACTTGCAAGGAAAATTCCCAGAGAGCATTTTCCACCCACCAAACCTTCGACAAGTGGATTTAGGTTCAAACTATAACCTCACAGGTTATTTCCCCAAGTCTAACTGGAGCAGTCCACTCGAAAGCTTAGACCTCTCTCATACTAGAATCTCAGTAGATTGGCATCATCTCACCAGAAACTTCAGGTCTTTGAGATATTTGTTTCTCAAAAATTGCACTTTTGTAGGATCATATCTTGCATCGCTTGGTAACCTTACACAAATCATGCTGTTGGACCTCTCATATAACGGTTTTGGTGGCCATATTCCATGGTCGCTTCTAAACCTTGAGAGACTCAAGGACTTGGATCTTAGTGGCAACAATTTTGTGGGTCAGTTTCCAGAAGTTGTGCGCAACTCAACAGGGATCTCTTATTTATATGAGTTTTCAGAAGGGCCACTGGTGGGACCTATTCCTCGACACCTAACCAAGCTCACTTTATATAACAACTCACTCAACGGAACGATGCCATCTTGGTTAGGAAGCTTGCCATCATTGGAGGAGTTAAACCTCAGAAGAAACCAACTCAGCGGTAATATCTTTGAGTTCCAATCTCGTTCTTTGTCACGGCTTGATTTAAGTTATAACAAGTTGCATGGCCTGGTTCCAAGATCAATCTATGAGCTAGTGAACCTTGGATGGCTTGATCTATCATCCAATAACTTGAGTGGAACAGTGGAGTTCGAAAAGTTTTCAAAACTCCAGAGTCTTGTTAGGCTTAATCTTTCCTCTAACCATCTATCCTTGAGTTTCAACAATTTGAGTAACAACACCTGGCTTGAACTCAGCACACTAGATTTGTCGTTTTGTAACATAAGTGAGTTCCCATACTTTCTAAGAGCCTCACCAAACTTGGAAGCGTTATATCTTTCCCACAACCGAATTCAAGGAAACCTTCCCAAATGGTTGTTGGATGTGGGGAAGGAGTCATTGACATATTTAGATCTTTCTCACAACTTTTTGACGGGCACTGTAGAACTTCGGTGGAAAAACCTTCAATATCTTGACCTTCGCAACAATTCAATCCAAGGAAAGCTTCCAATTCCACCACCTTCCACATTTTACTTTACCATATCAAACAACCAATTAATTGGAGAGATTCCTCCAATTATTTGCAGCCTGAGTTTCCTTCAAATACTTGATTTGTCTTATAACAGATTGAGTGGTAAAATTCCTCAATGCATAGGAAACTTCAGTCAGAGGCTCTCCGTTTTGGATCTAAGGAAGAATAAATTTGATGGCATCATTCCTAATACCTTTTCTACACGGAATGTTTTGAGGAATCTTAACCTTAATGGAAACCAGTTGGAAGGGCCATTGCCGTTGTCTTTGCTCACATGTAGAGAGTTGGAAGTTCTAGACGttgccaaaaaacaaaattcatga